A window of Thermosynechococcus sp. NK55a contains these coding sequences:
- a CDS encoding ShlB/FhaC/HecB family hemolysin secretion/activation protein — translation MKTNSFTPVAILSIFSSTGVVLPALGIPIIAPTQQDIQPALPAPPPLPPTSPPVLEPPPSLPSPPPESENVLIPVRKIIVEGSTIFGPAVFDPIIKPIEGRQVTLAELQGAADAITKLYLEGGYLTSRAVLKEQVARDGVITIQVLEGRLEDIRIEGNKGIVQRYIRSRIALGAGVPLNSNRLEEQLRLLRTDPLFANLSASLRPGTTPQESILVVRVVPARWLNAAFGLDNNTPPAIAPNRTTAFLGYNNLSGRGDSVYGSYGIGNNLGTFDWGASNTVEFGYSLPLNAMNGTLTIRTLQADSEITRPPPLRPLIFAVNLRFTKPVFANQ, via the coding sequence GTGAAAACAAACTCGTTTACACCCGTTGCGATTCTATCTATTTTCAGCAGTACGGGGGTGGTGTTGCCTGCTTTAGGAATTCCGATTATCGCTCCCACCCAACAGGATATTCAGCCAGCCCTACCGGCTCCACCCCCTCTACCACCCACCTCACCGCCAGTTCTTGAACCGCCCCCCTCACTCCCTAGTCCACCCCCCGAGTCAGAAAATGTTTTAATACCTGTACGAAAAATTATTGTTGAAGGCAGCACCATCTTTGGGCCGGCAGTATTTGATCCAATTATCAAGCCCATCGAAGGGCGGCAGGTGACCCTCGCAGAGTTACAGGGAGCCGCCGATGCCATTACAAAACTCTATCTAGAGGGGGGCTATTTGACTTCTCGCGCCGTTTTGAAGGAGCAGGTGGCACGGGATGGGGTCATCACGATTCAAGTTCTTGAAGGCCGCCTAGAGGACATTCGTATTGAAGGCAATAAAGGAATTGTCCAGCGCTATATTCGCAGCCGTATTGCCCTTGGTGCAGGCGTGCCCCTCAATTCCAATCGCCTTGAAGAGCAGTTGCGTCTGTTGCGAACAGATCCGCTTTTTGCCAATCTTTCTGCGAGTTTGCGACCCGGCACGACACCCCAGGAGAGTATTTTGGTGGTACGGGTGGTACCTGCCCGCTGGCTGAATGCTGCTTTTGGTCTGGATAACAATACGCCGCCAGCGATCGCCCCGAATCGGACCACGGCCTTTTTGGGATACAACAACCTCAGTGGGCGCGGCGATAGTGTCTATGGCTCCTACGGCATCGGTAACAATCTAGGCACGTTTGATTGGGGAGCATCCAACACCGTGGAGTTTGGCTACAGCCTCCCCCTCAATGCCATGAATGGCACACTCACCATTCGCACCCTGCAAGCGGACAGCGAAATTACCCGCCCCCCGCCCTTGCGGCCCTTAATATTCGCAGTGAATCTTCGATTTACCAAGCCAGTTTTCGCCAACCAGTGA